The Arvicola amphibius chromosome 5, mArvAmp1.2, whole genome shotgun sequence genome contains the following window.
CAATTCACCTAGAGACCCTGACCTGCTCTAATCTGAAGCAACAACTTCAGACGGTCTTGCGTTTGGGCAAATACAGGGATGGGGCGGGTTGAGGACATTGGAGCACTTGGGGAAGTCATAAAAATACATCTggcagctgggagaaagaaagtggttCTGTTTCTAGTTTTCGAATACAGGAACATTGTTCTAACTTAAAAGAATGGTTGGGACAGATGGAAAGGGACAGCTAGAAGCACTTGGAACCAAGTTTGCTGACCAAGTTAGAGTGACCCCAGCAGAGGAAGACATTATACTGTGGTCAGACCCTGGTCCAGGGGGCAGGAGCCTGGGATTCAGACTTCACCCTGACATTCAGCAGGCCTGTGGTCCTAACTCAGACACGGCTTCTCTGGGCCCACATGTCCATTTTGAGACTATATGTGGGTCGCATGGCTTGGAACCTATGTCTGCAAGCTGCTTCTGCCCCCTTGACCTTGGTCGGGCCATGGACTGCTGTCTGACACCCCTTTCTTCCCTGCATTCTGTCACTTATAAAACACAGGCCTCGCACTTCGAAGGGAAAGTGATAGCTCCCAGCCGGGCTGCGTTCCAACCCGCTCCCAGAGGTTAAAGGCTAGTTATTAAGGCAGTTTAAGAAATGGACATTCTTCTCGCTCCCCGGATCCTCGGGTGTTCTGCCAACCCCGATGCAGCAGAGAGGGGCTGAAGGAAGGGCGAGGGGAGCAAGGAAGTAGTCCAGCTTTCTGGGAGGCATCTTGCTCTGGAAGTTCTCCCGCACCCCTGTGCGCTCACCACCTTTCTTTGGAGAAGGCTTCTGTCTGGACAAGGTCACCAGGGTGCTCAGAGATGCACGCACCGTTGAGGTCCCCCAGTTTGTTTTCCGGTAGGTCCTCGGGTTTTGTGCAGAGCTTTAGGGCACGCGAGATGAACACATCTAAGTCGAACTGGGGACTAGCACCCCCATCGATGGGTGTTGGGTGTCCTGGGGGCGAGACAGAGAGGCGGTGCTCCGGAGCATCAGGGGGAGGACTGGCACGCTCAGGGCCACTTTGCGTGCTCTTGACCCACTGAGCGATCTCTAGGAAGAGGCTGGCCGGCTCATCCTCACGTGACACCGGGTCTGCTGCTACCGCAGTCATGGTGGGCGTGCTGGCTGCCTGCTTCCAGTGTGACAGGTCCAGGATGAGCTTGGGCTCTGAGTAATGGTGGGGCTTGTTGTCGCGCCACAGCAGCTTATCTAGGTAGGATGGGGACCCCACCTTGTAGTCGCAGGAGCGCCCATAGTCCGCCTCAAAGGCGCGCTCCATCGACGAGTGCGACTGTTCTAGGAAACGCTCGGAGCTGCTTTGCGAGTCTTTACGTGGGTCTACCTGAACATCCTCAGTCAGCGGCGCAGAACCAGCGCGTGGGTCACGCTGCACCTCACTGGCATCCTGGCACCGGTCAGGCCTCCACTCCAGATCTGACGACAGGCTCACAGGGTACCTGCAAGGGTGCAATTGGAGATGCGTTGGTATACCCAGGAGAGATGGGGAGCCAAATTGCTTTATCCCTGACTGCCACTGCACGGGGCCTGTGAGATTGTATTTCTAGCAGGctccctgttgctgctgctgctaatcCTTAGACCGCATTTTGAGAGGCAAGCCCTAATGAGTGCTTCCTAACCATGGCTCAGATTTGAGTCATACAGGAAGATTAAAAAGTACCAGGTATCCCTTGCTGCCCACTACTGAGGTTCTGGTTCAGTAGGTCTAGATGGTTCTGCTTGGGCATATTTGTGAGACTCCCCCAGGGATTCTAAGATGTAGCCAGGGCTGATAACCTCTGCCATGATGGATCTGGACAGGTGCCCTGTAGCACCTTGTGTCCAAGCAGAACAGATGGCACCTGCAGAAAGATCAGACACCATCAGGGAAGGCCAAAGAGCCTTGGAATTCTGCCGCCCTATGGCTGCCCAGCAGCCAAGGAGGGTGCAATCAGATAGCCAAGAGCAAATGAAGGGCAGATGGGCGGGCAGGCGGCTGGCTGTCAGCTCTAGCTGGAAACTTGTCTTATGACAGGTGCTCCGGAAGGGAACACAGACAAGGTGGCAGATCCTGGACAGCTGCTCCCTGAGCCAGAGGGAGGCCTGGTGCTCACACAGCACAATTAGGCCAGCCAAGGCCAGGCAGCTGCAGCCCAGAGACTATGGGGTACTCTGGCTGTAGCTGGAGAGGCAGGGGAAAGGCTTGAGTTGCCCACCTCCCAGGGATACCATTAATGAAGGCATGGCTCTCAACTCAGTACTTCCCTCTCCCTGAATGGCCTTGAGATTGCAGGGCCCTTTGGGAAGACGAGCTGGGATCGCCAGCATTTTAACGGTACACCTCAAGCGCTAGCCGTACATTCTCTATTGCCGTTGCAGCAATAGAGGACTTAGTGTTGTCCTTAAAGAGGAACAATTAGCACACCACAAAGGTGAAGGCCACCATAGCTGTGTCATGGACTTGATCATCCTGGTTCCTTGTGCAGGTGTGACAGGGAAGGCTTGGGAGCAAGAGTGTCCGGGTTGATATTACCCTGAATTGACAAGCAGTGACCTTAGTGACCCTGCTATAGTCTTCCCTGGTGCCAATCCAACATTGTGTGCCCTGAATTCTGTGGCATggacagtgtgtgtatgtggggggagggCACGAGTCTAAGAACACAGTCTAGAGCAACCCCAGCATGAGGCTGGCAGAGGAGTCTATAAATTGCTATCTGCTGACAAGAAGAAGCTGGCAAACCTGCCCCAAATAACAGTGCCCTGCCCCCTCTTGGCGCCCCCTCAATTTGAAACCTATCATCTGTCAAATGACTAAAAAAGAGAAATTGCCTGTCACTTATGTAACAAGCTGTCACATTCCCATGGCAGCGAGGCTCCCGGTTAGTCCCCTTGGAACTGATACAGCTAAgcaagcaccctctcctctgcctttcttAAACTGAGCAGCACTCATGCAGCCTCCAGACATCAGAGGGTGGAGTCCCAGTGCCCGATCGGAGAAGTCCAGGACAGGAAAGGAACTACGCACTCGTACTACTCCCGCAAGAACAGTTTAAAAATCTGctctaaagccgggcggtggtggcgcacgtctttaatcccagcactcgggaggcagaggcaggcggatctctgtgagttcgagaccagcctggtctacaagagctagttccaggacaggctccaaagctacagagaaaccctgtctcgaaaaaccaaaaaaaaaaaaaaaaaaaaaaaaaatctgctctaATACACCTGTCAAGGGTCCGTAAGCCAAGTGAAGCTTAGCAACAAAGCTCTTAGTAGTTTGGGGCACTGATACAGTTTGGAGATGGCCCTGCATGGGTTTGCTGGGTAACAGGACGCTAGTGCCTTAACCTCTTTAAGCTGTGGCTTTCTCACGGGCAAGAACTGTGGCACTGCCTCCAAGGGCACTTGCAGGAGGGGTGAATGACAGGCAAAATGAGAAATGCTTTGTGACAGCGAATTCTGCACTCTTTTCTTGCTTTGCACGGTTGTATGTGGCCTTTCCAAGGGCAAAATCCTGCCTGACAATGGAGGTCAGGGGCAGAGTGGCTGCCTCGCATACTCTAGGAGAAAAACTCCAGCCTGTTCAGGAAACACTACAGTAGACACACCAACACCTGCCCAGTGTGCACTGAGTCGTATGTTCAGTGGTATTAGGGTATCAAGGGAAGCTGGGGGCTTTGGTCTGCAGAGTGGAAGTCCCTGACTCATATGGGCAGCACCTAGCTGGCTACTCACTGGGACTGTCTGAGGACAGGAGGTAGGCAGGGAGCTAAGCTTGGGGAAAGTGCCCAATGCAATATACAATCTGGGAAACAGAGGTCACAGAGGCAAAAGGATGTGAGAGGAGACTGGGGCATAGCTCTGGACACCAGCCCGGGACACGCACCTGTCCCagttggagagctggctctggcTGGCAGCCATCAACACGATGTCATCGATCTCGTCTTCAATGCGGAAGGGGTGTTGCGAGGTGGGCTCATCCTCGGGGCACGAATAAGGGCTCATGTAGGGGTGCTGCAACCCCATCTCCGCTGTCAAGCGGTCCATGGGGTTAAAGGTTAGGATCTTCTCCAGAAAGTCAATGGCTGTAGGGAGCAAAGCCAGGCATAAAGGTCATGTACTGCTCCTGTCAAGCTGAGGAGTTAGCATGGTGGCAGGCCCTAGTACTTTTCGACTTTGTGTTTGCAGAGAGTAGTTGGTTTTTGCAGCTGAACTAAAGGGAGGTGCACCATAGGCTTTGCTGAGCTCATGTTACAAACTCATGTAACTGTTTCTGTTAACCGCTACAACCACCCCACTGTGGTTTGGATTGGAACTGTCCCCCAAAGATgggtgttgaaggcttggtccccagagcAGCGATAGTCAGAGGGAGGCCTTTGGGAAAGTGTTTGGATCAGGAAGGCTCTGACCTTACTACCCGTGGATCCATCCATAAGTGCACTCATAACTATAGACTATTAGGAGAGCAAGCCAGGTCTGATTGGAGGAAGTGGGTTCCTGGGGTACGTTCTTCAGGGGTGTGCCCTGTTGGTGGCCCTtgctcatctgtgtgtgtgtaccatcgTCCCTTGATCCTGGTTCAAGACGATGACACAGTCACTGGGAACTGAGCATCCGTGTAGCCCTGAAGCTGAGAATGCACACATTCTCTGTACTCTATTGAGCCTCCAGGGGAGAGAAAACGGTAAGGGAAGCAGACACGAGAGGAGCATGGAAGCTGCTATGTGGCCAGAAAGCACAGGTTGACTGTGTTCTTTATCCAAAGTCTTGTCACCTTATTCTTCCTTTGAATTtcagatattttgtttttaatatttatatattccttACTGGTTGTGAACCCGTAATCCCCAAACCTAAACACCTAAGTGTTCTAAAATGGGAAACTTGTTGAGCTTGTAGCTAGGAAAACATCAGTTGCCAGGGATGCTTGGTGTCTGAATCTCATGTTCTGCTCTTTGGATGAGGGCCCACACGCCATTGCCCCTGCCTCAAAAGGTGAAGCCAGAGCTCAGCCTCTTGGCGTGGTGCCCCGGTGCAGGCTTGGGTACCGACCTTCACTGTTGACATCAGGGAGCAGCTTGCGCAGTGGCCTCTTCACCTCCCAGGTGCTATTGACGAAGGATGGCATCACCTTGAGTAGctcttccttgtcttcctccCGGACCACAGGGATGGTCTCTAGGATGAGCTGCATTTGCTCCAGCTCATGAGCCCCTGGGGAGGCAAACGCCACACGGGTAAGTTGCTTCCCTGGACAGCGGTGTATGTGGACACTCCAGAGCAGCTCCAATTGGCTAGAGAGGGAACACCATGGGGCAGCAGGCAGCACTTGGCTCAGAGCCAAGGGACTTGGGTTTGAATATGCACTCTACCACTAAATTAGCCGTGTGGCCATTGCAGAATGCTTGCTGTCTTTGGTGGCTGGCTctgttaaatataaaaagcagGGATTTCTTATGGTTGAACATGACACATCCCTCCAGGGCTCATGTATTTAAATGCTTAGACCCCAGCGGGCAGTGCTGTTTTGGGAAGTTGTGGGCTTTTGTGATCTAGGGCTTATTTGGCTGACACAGGCCACTAGGGGAAGACCTTGTGGTTTAGAGCCCTGCTTCTGACctgagctctctgcttcttgtccgCCCCTGAGACTTGAAACAGCTGTGCAGTAAgctcccactgccagtgactaGGCCACCTCAGCCACCAAGCCTTCCCTGTCGTGACACTAAGTCAACGCAGACCGCTGCTTCCTTGAGGTGTTTCTGCCAAGTGTTCTGTCATTCAGTCATCAGGGAAGTAACGGGTCCAGGCTTGTATCTACTTCTGT
Protein-coding sequences here:
- the Mapk4 gene encoding mitogen-activated protein kinase 4 isoform X1 — encoded protein: MAEKGDCIASVYGYDLGGRFVDFQPLGFGVNGLVLSAVDSRSCRKVAVKKIALSDARSMKHALREIKIIRRLDHDNIVKVYEVLGPKGSDLQGELFKFSVAYIVQEYMETDLARLLEQGTLTEEHAKLFMYQLLRGLKYIHSANVLHRDLKPANIFISTEDLVLKIGDFGLARIVDQHYSHKGYLSEGLVTKWYRSPRLLLSPNNYTKAIDMWAAGCILAEMLTGKMLFAGAHELEQMQLILETIPVVREEDKEELLKVMPSFVNSTWEVKRPLRKLLPDVNSEAIDFLEKILTFNPMDRLTAEMGLQHPYMSPYSCPEDEPTSQHPFRIEDEIDDIVLMAASQSQLSNWDRYPVSLSSDLEWRPDRCQDASEVQRDPRAGSAPLTEDVQVDPRKDSQSSSERFLEQSHSSMERAFEADYGRSCDYKVGSPSYLDKLLWRDNKPHHYSEPKLILDLSHWKQAASTPTMTAVAADPVSREDEPASLFLEIAQWVKSTQSGPERASPPPDAPEHRLSVSPPGHPTPIDGGASPQFDLDVFISRALKLCTKPEDLPENKLGDLNGACISEHPGDLVQTEAFSKERCLTSQEGSWVRTHCY
- the Mapk4 gene encoding mitogen-activated protein kinase 4 isoform X2 is translated as MAEKGDCIASVYGYDLGGRFVDFQPLGFGVNGLVLSAVDSRSCRKVAVKKIALSDARSMKHALREIKIIRRLDHDNIVKVYEVLGPKGSDLQGELFKFSVAYIVQEYMETDLARLLEQGTLTEEHAKLFMYQLLRGLKYIHSANVLHRDLKPANIFISTEDLVLKIGDFGLARIVDQHYSHKGYLSEGLVTKWYRSPRLLLSPNNYTKAIDMWAAGCILAEMLTGKMLFAGAHELEQMQLILETIPVVREEDKEELLKVMPSFVNSTWEVKRPLRKLLPDVNSEAIDFLEKILTFNPMDRLTAEMGLQHPYMSPYSCPEDEPTSQHPFRIEDEIDDIVLMAASQSQLSNWDRYPVSLSSDLEWRPDRCQDASEVQRDPRAGSAPLTEDVQVDPRKDSQSSSERFLEQSHSSMERAFEADYGRSCDYKVGSPSYLDKLLWRDNKPHHYSEPKLILDLSHWKQAASTPTMTAVAADPVSREDEPASLFLEIAQWVKSTQSGPERASPPPDAPEHRLSVSPPGHPTPIDGGASPQFDLDVFISRALKLCTKPEDLPENKLGDLNGACISEHPGDLVQTEAFSKESLTSQEGSWVRTHCY